The following are encoded in a window of Paraburkholderia sp. HP33-1 genomic DNA:
- the yjgA gene encoding ribosome biogenesis factor YjgA — MTRKTRIQTIESVVTEVDENGYDRPSKSQVKREMQALQDLGSELVALPKDALKRMPMPEKLDEAVREARRITDFEGKRRQIQYVGRVMRSLLDTETAALRTALDTYKGINKSETAKLHWIERTREKLLADDAALTEFIRRHPSADPQQGRTLIRNARKEAEQSKPPRYFRELFQWIKNAAGADDEAEDAQDAGLAPEDDDDNRDA; from the coding sequence ATGACACGCAAAACCCGCATTCAAACGATCGAATCCGTCGTCACGGAAGTCGACGAAAACGGCTACGATCGTCCGAGCAAGTCCCAGGTCAAGCGCGAAATGCAAGCGCTCCAGGATCTGGGCTCGGAACTCGTCGCGCTGCCGAAAGACGCGCTCAAGCGCATGCCGATGCCCGAAAAGCTCGACGAAGCCGTGCGCGAAGCACGCCGCATCACCGACTTCGAAGGCAAACGCCGCCAGATCCAGTACGTCGGCCGCGTAATGCGCTCGCTGCTGGACACGGAAACCGCCGCGCTGCGCACCGCGCTCGACACCTACAAGGGCATCAACAAGTCGGAAACGGCGAAACTCCACTGGATCGAGCGCACCCGCGAAAAACTGCTTGCCGACGACGCCGCACTGACCGAGTTCATCCGCCGGCATCCGAGCGCCGACCCGCAGCAGGGCCGCACGCTGATCCGCAACGCGCGCAAGGAAGCGGAGCAGAGCAAGCCGCCGCGCTACTTCCGCGAGCTGTTCCAGTGGATCAAGAACGCGGCCGGCGCGGACGACGAAGCCGAAGACGCGCAGGACGCCGGCCTCGCTCCGGAAGACGACGATGACAACCGCGACGCCTGA
- the mog gene encoding molybdopterin adenylyltransferase, translating to MTTATPDQRRQRTHPDEIVIGLVSISDRASTGVYEDKGIPALQEWLGAALSSPWQVVTRLIADDAPTISATLIELIDEVGCDLVLTTGGTGPSRRDVTPEATVAVATKEMPGFGEQMRQISLNFVPTAILSRQVAVIRETAGHAALIINLPGQPKSIRETLEGLRDDGAVKVSGIFAAVPYCIDLIGGPYVETNADVVKAFRPKSAQRAPRQD from the coding sequence ATGACAACCGCGACGCCTGATCAACGTAGGCAACGTACGCACCCCGACGAAATCGTGATCGGCCTCGTGTCGATCAGCGACCGCGCATCGACGGGCGTGTACGAGGACAAGGGCATTCCGGCGCTACAGGAGTGGCTCGGCGCGGCATTGAGCTCGCCGTGGCAGGTCGTCACGAGATTGATCGCCGACGACGCGCCGACCATCTCGGCCACGCTGATCGAATTGATCGACGAAGTGGGCTGCGATCTGGTGCTGACGACCGGCGGCACCGGCCCGTCGCGCCGCGACGTGACGCCCGAGGCGACGGTCGCGGTGGCGACGAAGGAGATGCCCGGCTTCGGCGAGCAGATGCGGCAGATCAGCCTCAATTTCGTGCCAACCGCGATTCTGTCGCGCCAGGTTGCGGTGATCCGCGAAACGGCGGGGCACGCCGCGCTGATCATCAACCTGCCCGGCCAGCCGAAATCAATCAGGGAAACGCTGGAAGGCCTGCGCGATGACGGCGCGGTCAAGGTGTCGGGGATTTTCGCGGCGGTGCCCTACTGCATCGACCTGATCGGCGGGCCTTACGTGGAAACCAACGCCGACGTGGTCAAGGCGTTCCGGCCGAAGAGCGCGCAACGCGCGCCGCGGCAGGACTGA
- the orn gene encoding oligoribonuclease, translating to MTDILASTEQPPLVRSDMNLVWLDMEMTGLEPDTDRIIEIAVVVTNSTLDRMVEGPVLAIHQSDETLAKMDEWNQNTHGRSGLIDRVKASTVSEADAAAQIREFLGQYVPPGKSPMCGNSICQDRRFMARWMPDLESFFHYRNLDVSTLKELCRRWQPVIYKGFQKRAMHTALADIHESIDELKYYREHFLVPSPPDAAASAQ from the coding sequence ATGACTGACATCCTCGCATCCACCGAACAGCCGCCGCTCGTGCGCAGCGACATGAATCTCGTCTGGCTGGACATGGAAATGACCGGGCTCGAGCCCGACACCGACCGCATCATCGAGATTGCGGTGGTGGTGACGAATTCGACGCTCGACAGGATGGTCGAAGGCCCGGTACTCGCGATTCATCAGAGCGATGAAACGCTCGCGAAGATGGACGAGTGGAACCAGAACACGCATGGCCGCTCGGGACTGATCGATCGCGTGAAGGCGTCGACGGTCAGCGAGGCCGACGCCGCCGCGCAGATCCGCGAGTTCCTCGGCCAGTATGTGCCGCCGGGCAAGTCGCCGATGTGCGGCAACTCGATCTGTCAGGACCGCCGCTTCATGGCGCGCTGGATGCCGGATCTGGAGAGCTTCTTCCACTACCGCAACCTCGACGTGAGCACGCTCAAGGAACTCTGCCGGCGCTGGCAGCCGGTCATCTACAAGGGCTTCCAGAAGCGCGCGATGCACACCGCGCTCGCCGACATCCATGAATCGATCGACGAGCTGAAGTACTACCGCGAGCATTTCCTCGTGCCGTCGCCGCCGGATGCGGCTGCGAGCGCTCAATAA
- a CDS encoding M48 family metallopeptidase — protein MPTLYFTALFVVAVVAMVGTKLWLASRQIRFVVAHREQVPNQFANTIALTAHQRAADYTVERTRLAMVEIVVGAAVLIWLTLLGGVQTLDLAISDWLGRGYVGQIALVAAVIAITSAIDLPFDYYRQFVIEQRFGFNRMSKSLFFFDRLKSALLGIAFGLPLLFVVLWLMNRAGNLWWLWAWVVWIAFQMFGLLIFPTFIAPLFNKFEPLKDEALVTRIEALMHRCGFAAKGLFVMDGSRRSAHGNAYFTGFGASKRIVFFDTLLARLSGREIEAVLAHELGHFKRRHVMKRMLVTFAISLAMLALLGWLTQCVWFYEGLGVRPSLVGGNSGLALVLFFLALPVFMFFVTPLGSLSSRKHEFEADAFAATQTDAQDLVNALVKLYEDNASTLTPDPLYTAFYYSHPPASQRIDRLLRHA, from the coding sequence ATGCCTACCCTGTACTTCACCGCCCTGTTCGTCGTCGCCGTCGTCGCGATGGTCGGCACCAAACTCTGGCTCGCGTCGCGGCAGATCCGCTTCGTCGTCGCCCATCGCGAACAGGTGCCAAACCAGTTCGCGAACACCATCGCGCTCACCGCGCACCAGCGCGCGGCCGATTACACGGTCGAGCGCACGCGGCTCGCGATGGTCGAGATCGTGGTCGGCGCGGCCGTGCTGATCTGGCTCACGCTGCTCGGCGGCGTGCAGACGCTCGATCTCGCGATCTCCGACTGGCTCGGCCGCGGCTACGTCGGCCAGATCGCGCTGGTTGCCGCAGTGATCGCCATCACGAGCGCGATCGACCTGCCGTTCGATTACTACCGGCAGTTCGTCATCGAACAGCGCTTCGGCTTCAACCGCATGAGCAAAAGCCTGTTCTTCTTCGACCGTCTGAAGAGCGCGCTGCTCGGCATCGCGTTCGGCCTGCCGCTGCTGTTCGTCGTGCTGTGGCTGATGAACCGCGCCGGCAACCTGTGGTGGTTGTGGGCCTGGGTGGTGTGGATCGCGTTCCAGATGTTCGGCCTGCTGATTTTCCCGACCTTCATCGCGCCGTTGTTCAACAAGTTCGAGCCACTGAAGGATGAGGCGCTCGTGACCCGCATCGAGGCGCTGATGCATCGCTGCGGCTTTGCCGCGAAGGGCCTGTTCGTGATGGACGGCAGCCGCCGTTCGGCGCACGGCAACGCATACTTCACGGGCTTCGGTGCGAGCAAGCGCATCGTGTTCTTCGACACGCTGCTCGCGCGCCTGTCGGGCCGCGAGATCGAAGCGGTGCTCGCGCACGAGCTCGGCCACTTCAAGCGCCGTCACGTGATGAAGCGCATGCTCGTCACGTTCGCGATCAGTCTCGCGATGCTCGCGCTGCTCGGCTGGCTGACGCAATGCGTGTGGTTCTACGAGGGGCTCGGCGTGCGGCCGTCGCTGGTCGGCGGCAACAGCGGCCTCGCGCTCGTGCTGTTCTTCCTCGCGCTGCCGGTGTTCATGTTCTTCGTCACGCCGCTCGGCAGCCTCAGCTCGCGCAAGCACGAGTTCGAAGCCGACGCGTTCGCGGCGACACAAACCGACGCGCAGGATCTCGTCAACGCACTCGTCAAGCTGTACGAGGACAACGCGTCGACGCTGACGCCCGATCCGCTCTATACCGCGTTCTACTACTCGCATCCACCGGCCTCGCAGCGGATCGACCGACTGCTGCGACACGCATGA
- the rsgA gene encoding ribosome small subunit-dependent GTPase A, whose product MNGRAPKKTSRGAQAAASGPHGARTGGLVVAAHGRHYLVAPEDGGALLQCFPRGKRSEVAVGDRVIYEPTSADQGVIVEIGERRNLLYRSDQYKSKLFAANLDQLLIVLATEPHFSEDLLGRALVAAEENALKPLIVLNKIDVTAALDGARKRLEPYRALGYPVLEVSIRMQPEAARATLTEHLHGHATLLLGQSGMGKSTLVNLLIPDAEVATREISTALNSGRHTTTFTRLYPLPESDGAVTVNGTAGALIDSPGFQEFGLHHLTEGRLERAFPEFRPLLPNCRFYNCHHLHEPGCAILEAVADGRIRRERHALYAQLVHEASQIVR is encoded by the coding sequence ATGAACGGCCGCGCTCCGAAGAAAACGTCGCGTGGCGCGCAAGCCGCGGCGTCCGGCCCGCACGGCGCTCGCACTGGCGGCCTCGTGGTGGCCGCGCATGGCCGCCACTATCTGGTCGCCCCCGAAGATGGCGGCGCGCTGCTGCAATGTTTCCCGCGCGGCAAACGCAGCGAGGTCGCGGTCGGCGACCGCGTGATCTACGAGCCGACCTCGGCGGATCAGGGCGTGATCGTCGAGATCGGCGAGCGGCGCAATCTGCTCTATCGCTCGGATCAGTACAAGTCGAAGCTGTTCGCCGCGAACCTCGATCAGCTATTGATCGTGCTCGCAACTGAGCCGCATTTCAGCGAGGATCTGCTCGGCCGCGCGCTTGTCGCCGCTGAGGAGAACGCGTTGAAGCCGCTGATCGTGCTGAACAAGATCGACGTCACCGCCGCTCTGGACGGCGCGCGCAAGCGGCTCGAACCGTATCGCGCGCTCGGCTATCCGGTGCTCGAAGTGTCGATCCGCATGCAGCCCGAGGCGGCACGCGCGACGTTGACCGAACATCTGCACGGACACGCGACGCTGCTGCTCGGCCAGTCCGGCATGGGCAAATCGACGCTCGTGAACCTGCTGATTCCCGATGCCGAAGTCGCAACGCGCGAGATCTCGACCGCGTTGAACAGCGGGCGTCATACGACTACGTTCACGCGTCTCTATCCGCTGCCGGAGTCGGATGGCGCGGTCACCGTGAACGGCACGGCCGGCGCGCTGATCGACTCGCCGGGCTTCCAGGAATTCGGCCTGCACCATCTGACCGAAGGCCGGCTCGAACGCGCGTTCCCCGAGTTCCGGCCGCTGCTGCCGAACTGCCGCTTTTACAACTGCCATCATCTGCACGAGCCTGGCTGCGCGATCCTCGAAGCGGTCGCCGACGGCCGCATCCGCCGCGAACGGCATGCGCTGTATGCGCAGCTCGTGCACGAGGCGAGCCAGATCGTCCGCTGA
- a CDS encoding putative signal transducing protein yields the protein MKLMRAPNLIIGQHWVNVLETAGIACELHNRYLNGALGEIPADQCAPELWLVDERDEAIARRLIEAASRGPAPGTPGWQCEQCGEMLEAQFTVCWQCGTARNPLTG from the coding sequence ATGAAACTGATGCGCGCGCCGAACCTGATCATCGGACAGCACTGGGTCAATGTGCTGGAGACCGCGGGCATCGCGTGCGAGTTGCACAACCGTTATCTGAACGGCGCGCTCGGCGAGATTCCGGCCGATCAGTGCGCGCCGGAGCTATGGCTCGTCGATGAACGCGACGAGGCGATCGCGCGGCGGCTGATCGAAGCAGCATCGCGAGGGCCCGCGCCGGGTACGCCTGGATGGCAATGTGAGCAGTGCGGCGAGATGCTCGAGGCGCAATTCACCGTGTGCTGGCAATGCGGAACCGCGCGGAATCCGCTGACGGGGTGA
- a CDS encoding CobD/CbiB family protein — MTFFSVLLALIIEQVRALSPNNPVSALLQYHAESAAQGFDAGKQRHGLLAWLVVVVPWTLAVALVYYVLYHIHFLLAFLWNVVVLYFTLGFRQFSHYFTDIHLALNNDDVPRAREILNEWTGLDTVDMPVSEIVRHTLIHAVVASHRHVFGVFFWFLIPVGPAGAVLYRCAEYLARAWARPADDRTVAFSSFAQRAFFVIDWVPARLTSMGFAIVGNFEDAIYAWRNHARQWPDTNDGVLLATGSGALGARLAGPLAEPSSLDALATGDGGPMQVGDDCTPRTLQSAVGLVWRAVVLWMILLLMLTIAVWVG; from the coding sequence ATGACTTTTTTCTCCGTATTGCTGGCTCTGATCATTGAACAGGTACGCGCGTTGTCGCCGAACAATCCGGTGTCCGCTTTGCTTCAATATCATGCGGAGTCGGCGGCGCAAGGATTCGATGCCGGCAAGCAACGCCACGGTCTGCTCGCGTGGCTCGTGGTGGTGGTGCCCTGGACGCTCGCGGTCGCGCTTGTCTACTACGTCCTGTATCACATCCACTTCCTGCTCGCATTTCTGTGGAACGTCGTGGTGCTGTACTTCACGCTCGGCTTCCGGCAGTTCAGCCATTACTTCACCGACATCCACCTCGCGTTGAACAACGACGACGTGCCGCGCGCGCGCGAAATTCTCAACGAATGGACCGGGCTCGATACGGTCGACATGCCGGTCAGCGAGATCGTGCGTCATACGCTGATCCATGCGGTGGTCGCGTCGCACCGTCATGTATTCGGCGTGTTCTTCTGGTTCCTGATTCCGGTCGGTCCCGCCGGCGCGGTGTTGTACCGTTGCGCGGAGTATCTGGCGCGCGCATGGGCGCGGCCGGCCGACGACCGCACCGTCGCGTTTTCGAGCTTCGCGCAGCGCGCGTTCTTCGTGATCGACTGGGTGCCGGCGCGGCTGACGTCGATGGGCTTTGCGATCGTCGGCAATTTCGAGGATGCGATTTACGCGTGGCGCAATCATGCGCGGCAGTGGCCCGATACGAACGACGGCGTGCTGCTCGCGACGGGCAGCGGAGCGCTCGGCGCGCGTCTGGCCGGCCCGCTCGCTGAACCGTCGAGCCTCGACGCGCTAGCCACCGGTGACGGCGGTCCGATGCAGGTCGGCGACGACTGCACGCCACGCACTCTGCAATCGGCGGTCGGGCTCGTATGGCGCGCGGTCGTGTTGTGGATGATCCTGCTGTTGATGCTGACGATCGCGGTGTGGGTCGGGTGA
- a CDS encoding NUDIX hydrolase, with the protein MIRPVFEPETLPVIATGADLPPVAGERLTPDALRARFERQLAWTPEKIADAPWRNTELDPRVAAVLVPLVVRAHGLTVLLTQRADHLNDHAGQVSFPGGRQEPFDADATATALREAREEVGLDASRVEILGALPDYLTGTGFCVSPVIALVHPPFSLQIDTLEVAEVFEVPLAFLMDPANHEERLFRYEGGERRFFAMPYPRAGQRGTQTATPAAVQGGHHFIWGATAAMLRNLYRFLAA; encoded by the coding sequence TTGATCCGCCCTGTTTTCGAGCCCGAAACCCTGCCTGTCATTGCGACGGGCGCCGATCTGCCACCGGTCGCGGGCGAGCGTCTGACGCCCGATGCACTACGGGCGCGCTTCGAACGGCAGCTTGCCTGGACGCCCGAGAAAATTGCCGATGCGCCGTGGCGCAATACCGAACTCGATCCGCGCGTGGCCGCGGTGCTGGTGCCGCTCGTCGTCCGTGCGCACGGCCTCACGGTACTGCTCACGCAGCGCGCCGACCATCTGAATGATCACGCCGGCCAGGTGAGTTTCCCCGGCGGCCGTCAGGAACCGTTCGACGCCGATGCGACTGCAACGGCGCTGCGCGAAGCGCGCGAGGAGGTTGGCCTCGATGCGTCGCGCGTCGAAATTCTCGGCGCGTTGCCCGACTATCTGACGGGTACCGGCTTTTGCGTGTCGCCGGTCATCGCTCTTGTGCATCCACCGTTCTCGCTGCAAATCGACACGCTTGAAGTGGCCGAGGTCTTCGAAGTGCCGCTCGCGTTCCTGATGGACCCGGCCAACCACGAAGAGCGCCTGTTTCGCTATGAAGGCGGCGAGCGCCGCTTCTTCGCGATGCCGTATCCGCGCGCCGGGCAGCGCGGCACGCAGACGGCGACACCAGCTGCCGTGCAAGGCGGCCATCATTTCATCTGGGGCGCGACGGCCGCGATGCTGCGCAACCTGTATCGTTTCCTCGCCGCATGA